The DNA window GGGAAAGCACACTTAAAATTTCATCCACATTCATCCCCATCTGATAATATCCAGCAATCCGCCGCACCGTTACTCTCGTACCCTCAATAATTGGCGCACCACCCGCAATCTCAGAACTAGCGGCAATATAAGGATAAATTGTTGCGGTAATACTCATACTTTCAGATAATAGCGAACTAATTGTATTTTACAAGATTTTTAGGCAGGCGATTGTAATTTTCCAGATCGTTCCTCGACAGATCGCACTACTCTTTCAAGTTCTTTTGCCAAGACTGAGGATGGCGATGTAAATGGGCGTTGTTGCATGAATAAAAAGAAGCCAAAAGATGGAGGATCTTAGGATAGACAATTAACGAACAACAGAACAGGAGACAGGTTTA is part of the Pseudanabaena sp. BC1403 genome and encodes:
- a CDS encoding DUF433 domain-containing protein, producing the protein MSITATIYPYIAASSEIAGGAPIIEGTRVTVRRIAGYYQMGMNVDEILSVLSHLRPSQVHSALAYYFDHQEEVEKDLEESSNIEYWKSQALVHPKAGR